One genomic region from Reichenbachiella ulvae encodes:
- a CDS encoding DEAD/DEAH box helicase: MSNNIESFSDLKLNKQILNAISEAGYETPTPIQQQAIPLIQAGHDVLGIAQTGTGKTAAFVLPLLMKLKYAQGDDPRALILAPTRELAIQIESNIKKYCTYLDLRHTAVFGGSGSKLQIESFENGMDILVATPGRFMDLYKKYVFGTKQIKTLVIDEADKMMDMGFMPQIRQILEVIPVKRQNLLFSATMPESVITLSEEFLEFPEKVEVTPQASTVDTIEQQLYHIPNFKSKINMLGHLLENEDFNRVIIFVKSKANADNIYKFIDRKITKSVKVIHGNKAQNTRMNSIDSFRSGETRILVATDVAARGIDVTLVSHVINFDVPLIYEDYVHRIGRTGRANNAGIAITFSNDAEQYHIKKIEALIDKTIPVSTLPEAVAIEKTPFEEKQKMLRELDYLKKKENPDYKGAFHEKKRKKAGSKKKPRRR; this comes from the coding sequence ATGTCCAATAACATCGAAAGTTTTTCAGATCTAAAATTGAATAAGCAGATTCTCAATGCGATTTCAGAGGCTGGTTATGAAACTCCAACCCCTATTCAGCAGCAGGCCATACCGCTCATTCAAGCTGGGCATGATGTACTGGGGATCGCCCAAACAGGAACAGGCAAGACGGCAGCCTTTGTACTTCCGCTATTGATGAAGCTAAAATATGCACAAGGAGATGACCCTAGAGCCTTAATTCTCGCTCCTACCCGTGAGCTGGCCATTCAGATTGAATCAAATATCAAGAAATACTGCACTTATCTGGACTTGCGCCACACTGCGGTTTTTGGGGGATCAGGATCGAAACTTCAAATAGAATCTTTCGAAAATGGAATGGATATCCTAGTCGCCACACCCGGTCGTTTTATGGACCTGTACAAAAAATATGTGTTTGGCACTAAACAGATCAAAACACTGGTCATCGATGAGGCGGACAAAATGATGGACATGGGATTCATGCCTCAGATCAGACAGATATTGGAGGTAATCCCTGTCAAGAGACAAAACCTGTTATTCTCTGCCACCATGCCCGAAAGCGTGATTACGCTATCAGAAGAGTTCCTGGAATTCCCCGAAAAAGTGGAAGTAACTCCTCAGGCCTCCACAGTAGACACCATCGAGCAGCAGCTTTACCACATCCCCAACTTCAAATCAAAAATCAATATGCTGGGGCATTTGTTGGAGAACGAAGATTTCAATCGAGTCATCATTTTCGTGAAATCCAAAGCCAATGCGGACAATATCTATAAATTCATCGATAGAAAAATCACCAAATCCGTCAAGGTGATTCATGGCAATAAGGCACAAAACACCAGAATGAACTCCATAGATTCATTTAGAAGTGGTGAAACTCGTATTCTGGTAGCGACTGACGTAGCGGCTAGAGGAATCGACGTTACGCTGGTATCTCATGTCATCAATTTTGACGTACCCCTAATTTACGAGGATTATGTACACCGCATCGGCCGAACCGGTCGCGCCAACAATGCCGGCATAGCCATCACCTTCTCCAATGATGCGGAACAATACCACATCAAAAAAATCGAAGCATTGATTGATAAAACAATTCCAGTTTCAACCTTGCCTGAGGCTGTTGCTATCGAAAAAACACCATTCGAGGAAAAACAAAAGATGCTACGCGAGTTGGACTACCTAAAAAAGAAGGAAAACCCTGATTATAAGGGTGCTTTCCATGAAAAAAAACGCAAAAAAGCAGGAAGTAAAAAGAAACCCAGAAGGCGTTAA